A genomic region of Gloeocapsopsis dulcis contains the following coding sequences:
- a CDS encoding HAD family hydrolase, translated as MKNTVVFDIIGTCFSLDKPRAKLVEFGAPTYALDLWFAQTLRDAFALSHAGGYKPLKQVLEAELPRTMQMLGVDLATTQLASIIESFAELDLQPEALEAFKILNDAGWRLVALTNGSENSTRQLLERANAIDYFDSIFSCDAVEKTKPHLDVYNLVKPNTAIATWMVATHAWDIAGAARAGLKTAFINQQEKGYLAIYPQPEVIALDLVTAASKIVEIA; from the coding sequence ATGAAAAACACTGTCGTATTTGACATAATTGGCACTTGTTTTAGTTTAGACAAGCCACGCGCTAAGCTAGTAGAATTCGGTGCGCCTACCTACGCGCTCGACCTTTGGTTTGCCCAAACATTGCGCGATGCTTTTGCGCTCTCTCATGCTGGAGGATACAAGCCGCTCAAGCAGGTGCTGGAAGCTGAATTACCTCGAACAATGCAGATGTTAGGCGTTGATTTAGCTACAACGCAATTAGCATCTATCATAGAATCTTTTGCTGAACTTGATTTGCAGCCAGAAGCACTCGAAGCCTTTAAGATATTAAACGATGCAGGCTGGCGGCTAGTTGCTCTGACTAACGGAAGCGAAAACTCGACGCGCCAATTACTAGAACGTGCCAACGCTATAGACTACTTTGACAGTATCTTCTCTTGCGATGCAGTTGAAAAGACAAAGCCGCACCTCGATGTTTACAACTTAGTCAAACCTAATACAGCAATTGCTACTTGGATGGTTGCTACCCATGCTTGGGATATCGCTGGTGCGGCGCGCGCTGGTTTGAAGACTGCCTTTATTAACCAGCAGGAGAAAGGCTACTTGGCGATTTACCCACAGCCAGAGGTCATTGCGCTCGACTTAGTTACAGCTGCCAGCAAGATTGTAGAGATTGCTTGA